Proteins from one Limanda limanda chromosome 9, fLimLim1.1, whole genome shotgun sequence genomic window:
- the samd13 gene encoding sterile alpha motif domain-containing protein 13, with product MRNYCNVTDPGMEEKANGSVDTKSPVENGQVPDPANWGVSDVVNYFKATGFEEQATAFQDQEIDGKSLLLMTRNDVLTGLSIKLGPALKIYEYHVKPLQTQHLKSNAS from the exons ATGAGAAATTACTGCAACGTTACAGATC CCGGAATGGAAGAAAAGGCAAACGGCTCTGTTGACACCAAAAG CCCAGTGGAGAACGGCCAGGTGCCGGACCCTGCTAACTGGGGGGTCTCTGATGTCGTCAACTACTTCAAAGCTACGGGGTTTGAGGAACAAGCCACGGCTTTCCAGGATCAG GAAATCGATGGCAAGTCCCTGCTCCTGATGACGCGTAACGACGTCCTGACCGGGCTGTCGATAAAGCTCGGCCCAGCGTTGAAGATCTATGAGTATCACGTGAAGCCGCTGCAGACTCAGCACCTGAAGAGCAACGCGTCGTAG